AGGTGCCACGTTGGATCCGGGCGCCCGGCCCGATGCCGAGGTGCTCCAGTCGCTGCGCCGCCTGGGGGTGGCCAACCCGCTGCGCCTGCGCATGCTGGATGCCCTGGAGGAGCCCACCTTCCGCGAGGACGAGGCGAGCGCGGAGATGCCGCGCATCACGGACCTGTCCACCTTCGACGTGGCGCTCGTGCAGGCGCGCTACGACATCCCGGTGGAGATGCAGCCGCTGGTGGCCCAGTACATCCAGTTCTTCCAGGGGCCGGGCCGCAAGTGGTTCCGCAAGTGGGTGAGCCGCTCCACGCGCTACCTGCCCACGATGCAGCCCATCCTCGAGTCGCTGGGGCTGCCGCGCGACACGGTGTACCTGGCGATGATCGAGAGTGGCTTCTCACCCAGCGCCTACTCGTGGGCACATGCCGCGGGCCCCTGGCAGTTCATCGCCAGCACCGGCCGCCAGTACGGCCTGCACCAGGACTTCTGGGTGGACGAGCGCAAGGATCCCATCAAGGCCACGTACGCCGCGGCGCGCTACCTCAAGGACCTGCACGCGGAGCTGGGCCACTGGTACCTCGCGTGGGCGGGCTACAACACGGGCAGCGGCCGGGTGCGCCGGCTCATGGAGCGCCACGGCACGTCCGACTTCTGGACCATCTCCGCGGAGAAGGGCCTGGCGACGGAGACCAAGCACTACGTGCCCAAGCTCATCGCCGCGGCGCTCATCGCCAAGCACCCCGCCGCCTTCGGCTTCGCCGAGGACGAGTTCGTCTACGAGCCGCCGCTGGCCTTCGACGAGGTGAAGCTCACCGAGGCGGTGGACCTGGACGTGGTGGCGCGCGCGGCGGGCGCGAGCGTGCTGGAGGTGCAGGAGCTCAACCCCGAGCTGCGGCGCTGGTGCACCCCGCCCGCGAGCGCGAAGAACCCCTACACCCTGCGCCTGCCCCAGGGCACGCGGCAGCGCTTCACGGAGAACTTCGCCCAGCTCGCGGCCAAGGATCGGCTGGCCTTCCGGGTGCACCGGGTGAAGCGCGGGGACACGCTGTCGCAGATCGCCCTCAACTACGGCACGGCGCCCGAGGCCATCCTGCAGATGAACCAGCTCAAGAGCCTGCGCACGCTGCGGGTGAACGCGGAGCTGGTCATCCCGGTGCCCGTGGGCCGTCCGACCAAGGAGAGCACCACCGAGAGCGCCCTGGCGCGCAAGGTGGCACAGGCGCGGCGCAGCGGCGTGACGGTGCCCCGCCCCGAGGACGAGGTGCCCGCGGGCACGCCTCGCGGCCCCGTGGCCGTCGGACCCATCAAGACGGAGGTGATCAGCGGGCGCAAGCGCATCACCTACGGCGTGCAGTCCGGCGACAGCCTGTGGGCCATCTCCCAGCGCTTCCAGGTGTCGGTGGACGACATGCGCAAGTGGAACAACCTCACCGTGCGCGCGAGCAAGCGCGCCCTGAAGGTGGGCTCGGTGCTGTACGTCTGGCCGAGCAACACGCCCGCCCCGGTGGTGGAGCGCGCGGGCACCGTCGTCGCCGCCCAGAAGGCCCCCACGGGCCGCGCCGGCACCGTGCACTCGCTCGCCGCCGGCGAGTCCGTGTGGAGCGTGGCCCAGCGCTACGGCATCACCGTCGAGGACATCAAGCGCTGGAACCACATCACCGACACCAGCCGCCTGCCCACCGGCCTCAAGCTCACGGTGAGCGCGCCGTAGCACCCCGAGCGCGGGCGGGGGTGCTGTCCCCCGCCCCGGCGCTCACCCCTGCTCGAGCAGGTTCTTCAGCTCGCGCACGCGGCGGGTGATGTGGTCGCGATCCAGCCGGCGGAAGCTCTCCGGGAGCAGCTCGCGGCTGGTGCACTCCTGCACCGCCACCAGGTTCTGCAGTTCTATCTCCAGCGGGTAGCTGGGCGGCACGAAGTCCTCGAAGACGGCCTTCAGGTCCTCCACGGTAGCCTGCTCCCGCCCTTGAGCGAGCGCCCGGAAGCGCGTGCGCACGAGCACCGCCTCCATGTCCGCGCCGCTGAGCTGGCGCGTGCCCGTGGGAATCAGCTCGGAGATGGAGGGCACCTCGAGCTTCAGTCCCGTCTTCTTCTGCATCACCTTGAAGAGCTCCTCCCGCTCGGCTTCCGTCTCCGGATAGAAGAGCGCGAGGTGCTCCTCGGCGCGGCCCTGTCGCTTCAAGTCGATGGGCAACAGGTCCGGCCGCGCCGTCATGAGGAACCAGACGATCTTCCCGCGGTACACCGTGTTGCCCATGAACGAGGCGATGGAGCCGAACACGCGGCTGCTCGTGCCCGAGTCCCCGCCCGAGTCGCGGTTGCCCAGGAACGTGTCCGCCTCGTCCACCATCACCGCCACCGGCCAGAGCGCCTTGAGCAGGTTGAAGATCTTCTCCAGGTTGCTCTCGGTGACGCCCTGCCACTGGCTGCGGAAGTTGAGGAACTTCACCACGGGAATGCCAATCTCCCCGGCGAAGCACGACACGAGGAACGTCTTGCCCGTGCCCACCGGGCCGCTCACGAGGTAGCCCATGGGCATCACCTCCATGCGGCCCTTCTTCAGGGCATTGGCCGCCCCGCGCAGCATCTCCTTGGCCTTGGCGTGGCCCGCCACCGCGTCCAGCGTGTTCACCGGCTCGATGAACTCGAGCAGCCCGTGGCACTCGGCCTGGATGAGCTCCTTCTTCTTCTCCTTGAGCTGCTCGGTGGTGATGCGAATCCCGCGCTCGAGCGCCTCGGTGAGCACCCGGTCCAGGTTGATGCGCGACAGGCCCGCCGTCATCTTCGCCAGGGCGGCGAGCGGCACGTCCGACACCGCCGCGAGCTTCTTGCCCTCGAGCTTGAAGCGCACGTACTCCAGGCGCTCCTCCTCCATGGGCAGGGGCAGCTCCAGGGGCGCCACGAAGGGGTTGCGCGAGAGGCGCGGGGAGATGTCCGCCAGGTTCTCCGCCAACAGCACCACCGACACGTCGCCCGCGAGGAACTGCGGATCGTGCGCCCACTTCTCCAGCGTGGCCAGCACGAAGCGGTCCTCGGCCGACAGGTGGCTCATCTCCCCGCCGGGCACCAGCGTCTCGGCGAAGTCGATGATGAGCGCGAGCGAGCGGCCCTCGCTCAGGCGCATGCGCAGGAAGTTCTCGAGGATTTGCAGCGCCCGGGCCGGATCCCTCGGCAGGCTCTTGGCGTAGTCGGTGCCATAGAGCGCGTCGTAGCCGGCCATGGTGCGCTGCAGCTCCTTCTGCGTGTCCGGCGAGGAGGAGCGGATGCCCGAGGAGCGGTCATAGAAGAGGACGTGGTCGCGCCCGCCGAAGAGCTCCTCGGCGAGGAACGTGCGCAGGGTGCCGAAGCCCCGGCTGCCGTCCTCCTGGGTGAGGGGCTGCAAATCCCTCACCGCCCCGTAGAGCAGGAAGGTGTTGACGGTCTTCGTGTAGTACTTCTGGGCGAGCTTGCGCGCCCAAACGGGCAGCTCCGCGAGCGGATCCGCCGCGTCCCCCTTGCGTGCCTTGGTCACGGACTTGCCTCTCCGGCCCCTCGTGGGGGCACTCGCGCCCTCCCGCGAGGGAAGGCGCCTGGTTCTCTTGGCGAGGACTACCTACAACCGCGCTGCTTCTTCAGCCGCTCGTTCACCCGGTTGCTCTTGGGCGCCACGCGCACGTCCACGTCGTCGTAGCAGCGCAGCTTGAGGCTCACCTGCGTCACACCGGACGGCAGGCGCACCAACGCGGGTGTCTGGCCCAGTTCCTTGCCTCCGGCGACGATGGTGGCGCCGGACGGGGAGGACTGCACGTCGACCTCGAAGGTGTCCGGCTCCAACCGCAGCTGCACCTGGGTGGGCTTGCCGTCCGCGCCCAGGCGGACGTTCTGCCGGGCCGGCTTGAAACCGGGGGCGCTCGCCTCCACCAGCACGTCCGTGTCCGCCGGCGCCTCGCCCACGTAGATGGAGGAGGAGCCCTTGGCGCGCACCACCTTGCCATCCACCTTGAGCTCCGCGTCCGGAGGCTGGGTGACGACGAGCATCTGGGCCGTGCGCGCCTCGCGCTCCAGCTCCACCGGGACCGTGGTGGCCGCCGTGCCCTGGGCGATCTCCACGCTGCGCGTGAAGGGCCGGTAGCCCTCGGCGCTCACCATGATCATCGCGGGACCCGCGGGCACCTGTTGGAACAGGGCACCCTTCTTGGGCACATCCAGGTCCGTGCCATTGAAGCTCACGCGCGCATTGGCCTGCACGCTGGCGGGCAGCTCCATCAGGAGGTAGCCCGTGGGAGCCGGCCGCAGCACCAGGTAACCCACCACGAGCAGCACCACGAGCCCCACGGCGCCCAGGGCCGCGAAGAGCGGCAGACGGTTGGCGGGGGCGGAAGCCGCCGGCTCCACGTTGCGCGCGGAGGTGGCGGGGGGCGACTTCGTCGCGGCGGCCGGGCGCGCGGGCGCCGTGGGCGCGGCGTCCGGGGGTGCGGTCAGCAGCAGCTCATCCGTCCGGTCCTCCGGAGGAGGCGTCGCCACCGGCGGCGGCGGCCTCACCGCGGGCATGCCGGCCAGCGAGGCCCGGGGCGGCACGGCCGGCTCATCGGTCCGGCTCACACGCGGCATGCCGTCCATCGTGTTGCGCGCCTGGCGGGCCACGGTGGTGCTCTCCGCGCCGGAGGGCGCGAGCGACGGAGCCGGCCGCGCGGGAGGCGGAAGGCTCGCCGTGAGCCGCGGCAGCGACGGGCGCTGCAGGGGCTGCTCGGTGATGACGGGGGCGCGCGGCACCTCGACGGGCGTCACCGTGCGGCCCGGCCCCATCAGCCCGGGCTGCGTGTTCGGCTCGTCGTCGTCGTACTCGGACTCGGACTCGGGGCCCATCACCTGCGTCGCCCCGGACTCCTCGCGCTGCGGCTTGAACGGCGCGGCCACGGGGGCCGCCGTCAGCTTGGGCATGGAGGCCAGCGTGGGCGAGCGGCGCACCGCTCCCGAATGAGGCCCTCCGGAGGGCTGCGCGGCCAGCGGCACCACCGGCATGCTGGTGTGCGACGGCACGGGCGGCGCCGACGGCGTGCCCCCCTCGATCGCGCTCAGGATGCTCTCGGGGGCGGCGATCTCCGCGTACTCCTGCAGCCGCTGCTTCTCGCGCTCCACGTCCTCCGCGAAGGTGGACTTCATGTACTGCATGAGGTCCTTGCGGCTGAAGATGGACTCGGAGGTGATGAGGAAGCGCTGGAGGTCATCCCCCAGCTCGTTGGCGTACTGGTAGCGCTCGTCCACGTCGCGCGCGAGCGCCTTGAGGACGATCTTCTCCAGGGCCTCGGGGATGCGGCGGTTGTAGGCGCTCGGCGGCACGACCTCGGCCTTGCGCACCTTCTCCAGGACGCTGAAGTCGCTGTCGCCCACGAAGAGCCGCTCGCCGGTGAGCATCTCGTAGAGGCACACGCCGATGGCGAAGATGTCCGAGCGCCGATCCAACGGCAGGCCGCGGATCTGCTCCGGGCTCATGTAGCCGAACTTGCCCTTGAGGATGCCCGCCTGCGTCTTGGTCGCCTTGCCCGCCGCCTTGGCGATGCCGAAGTCGATGACCTTCACCTCGCCCTCGAAGGAGACGAGGATGTTCTGCGGCGAGATGTCGCGGTGGACGATGTTCATGTCCCGCCCCATCCCGTCCTTCTTGCGGTGGGCGTAGTCCAGGCCCTCGCACATCTTGGACACCACGTAGGCCACCAGCGGCACCGGCGCCGGTTCGCTCTTCTTGCGGCCGCGGTCGAAGATGGCCCGCATGTCCTTGCCGGGGATGTACTCCATCGCGATGAAGTAGTTGTTCGCGATCTGTCCCAGCTCCTCGATCTTCGCGATGTTGGCGTGATTCAGCTGCACGCTGATCTTCGCCTCGTCGATGAACATCGAGATGAATTCGTCATCCTCGGCGATGTTGGGGAGGATGCGCTTGATGGCGACGAGGCGCTCGAAGCCGCCGGCGCCGAACATCTTCCCGCGCCACACCTCCGCCATGCCGCCGATGTTGATCCGGTCCAGGAGGAGGTACTTCCCAAACGGGATGGGTTGCCGCTTCGGTTGAGTGGTCGTCACTGGCGCACGAGGCTCGGGGGGTTCGGGACTGGAGCCTATCGACCGCCCATCCACAGGGTCAACCGCGCGTGACGTTCCTCTTCCCGGCGGCACCACGCGTCACGGCGGGGGGACGGGCTCCCGCTCCCCCACGTCGGGTGTCTCCGGCCCGCCCGGGGGCGTCCGACTCCCGGGCGTCTCCCCGAAGGGCGCCTCTGCTCCGGGCGGTGGCTCCTCCTCCGGGGGCACGGGCTGGATGAGCGCGAAGGACGTGTTCCCCTCCGAGGACAGCACCTCGGGGAGGCCAAAGCGCTTGCCGGCAGGGAGGGCGACCAGGGAGACCCAGGCCCGCTCCGCGCCGGGGGCCACGCAGTAGATGAAGGTGCCCACCTCCAGGCCCGGCGCCTGCTCGACGGGTCCCTGGCACCCCTGGCGCACCTGGAGCGACCAGGCGGCCGCGCGCACCCCGCGCACCAGGTACGGCGGCTGGCCCATGTCCTCGACCACCGGGCGCAGCACCTCGGGCGAGGTGGGCACCCTGCCCCCGCGCACCAGCGGCTCGACCTGCTCCCGGAAGCGCCCCAGGGACAGGAAGGCCACGTCCTCGGAGCGCAAGGGCATCTGGTTCTCCGAGAGCACCAGGTCGAAGAAGAGCGCGGTCACCAGGACGATGGGCAGCAGCCGGTAGCCCTTGAAGCCCTCGCCCCGGCCCCGCGTGAGTCCCCACACCCCCACCCCGAGTGCGCCGAGCATCACGCAGAGCACCACCGCGGGCCAGACGAGCGGGGGCGGCGCGAGGAACGCGGACACCTCGGCGCTCCGGGCGCGCACGGCGTCCAGCAGGTCCCCCCCATAGAGCCAGCCGAGGACGAGCAGGCACAGGAGGTTGACGAGGAGTGTCTGGCGCGAGGGGAGAGTCATCCGGCGAGCGTACGGGCGGGGTCCGTGGCGGCGGCGCGATGGCTGGGGAACCAGGCTCCCGCCACCGCGGCGAGCAACCCGAGCCCCACCCCGCCCACCACCACCGTCCAGGGGAAGGAGAAGAAGCTGTCGGGCTTGAAGGGGAACTCGGGCAGCCAGGTGGCGGCGAGCCGATCGATGAGCACGGCCAGGAGGAGCGCGGCGAGGGTGCCCAGCACGCCACCGGCGAGACCCACCACGCCCGCCTCGGCCAGGACGATGTTGCGCACGTCCGCGCGCGAGGCGCCCACGGCCTGCATGACGCCGATTTCCCGGGCCCGCGCGCGCACGGACGAGCTCAGCGCGTGGGCGATGTTCACCGCCGCGAGCACGCAGATGAGGATGGACAAGAGCGCCAGGGCAGACGTGACGAGCGTCACCGCCGCGCCCACGTTCTCCGCGAGCCGCCGCTCCTGGTCGTCGATCTCCAGGCCCATGTCCCGCACCGCCGCCATCAGCTCCGACACCCGGCCAGGGCTCGTGGCCACCAGGGTGACGCCGGAGTACGTCTCCGTGTCCTGGCCCAGCTCGCGGTTGAGGCGCACGGCCACCTCCAGCGGCAGGGTGATGCCCGCGAGCAGCGCCCGGTCCGAGGTGCCCACCACCTGCGCCTGGGCGGAGATGACGGGCACGTTGGGCAGCGGCGCGGTGACGTAGGAGCGGTTGAAGTCCACCGGCAGTTGGAAGCCCTGGAGCATCTGCGACGAGAGCCTCGGCAGGCCGCGGGCCGGGGCGAAGGTGTTGTTGTAGATCTCCAGCAGGCGCGAGGAGATGAGCACCGGCAGCGGCTGGCCCGGCCCCGCGTCCACGAACTTCTCGCGCGGCACGTCGCCCTCGACGAGCCCGGGATCCACCCCCACCACGAGCAGATCCATGCCCATGCGCAGCCGGCGGCCGAAGAAGTCCCCGTTGTAGAGGCTCGCCGCGGGGGCGCGCACGTTCATCTTCCGGTAGACCTTCTCCACGCCGGGCAGCGCCTGGAGCCGCTCCACCATCACCGTGTCCAGCCGGCCCCCACCCAAGAGCGAGCCCAGCGACACCGTGGGCGGCACCACGTCCACCAGCCGCGCATCGGAGGGGAAGACGCGCTCGCGGATGACGCGGCCCACGCCCAGGCCCAGCCCCACGAAGAAGACGAGCGCCCCCACGCCCATGGCCACGCCGAAGGCCGAGAAGAACGCGCCCCGCCGCTCGCGCGCCAGGCTCAACCGCACCAGTCTCGACAGCGCCGCGAGCCTCATGACTGCCCTCCCGCCAGCAGGGGCCGGGCTTCCTCCACCAGCCGGCCCTCCTTGAGCCGCAGCACGCGCCGCGCCGCCGAGCTCATCCGATCCTCGTGCGTGACGGCGAGCAGCGTGAGGCCCTCGTGGTGCAACTCCTGGAAGAGCGAGATGACGCCCGCGCCCGTGGCGGCGTCGAGGTTGCCGGTGGGCTCGTCACACAGCAGCAGCTTCGGGCCCGTGAAGAGCGCCCGGGCGATGGCCACGCGCTGCCGCTCGCCTCCGGACAGCCGCACCGGCGCGCGATCCTTCTTCGCCAGCAGGCCCACCCGGTCGAGCAGTGCCTCGGCGCGCTTGCGCGCGTCGACGGGCGCGGCGCCGAAGTGCGAGGGCAGGAGCACGTTCTCCACCGCGGACAGGTTGGGGATGAGGTGGAAGGACTGGAAGACGAAGCCCACGTGCTCGTTGCGGAAGCGCGCGAGCGCCGGCTCCTTCAAGCCGGTCAGCTTCACGCCCGCCACCTCCACCTCGCCCTGGTAGTCCACGTCCAGGCCGCCGAGCAGGTGCAGCAGCGTGGACTTGCCACTGCCGGACGGGCCCACCACGGCCACGAAGTCCCCCTGCTCCATGTCCAGTGACAAGCCATCGAGCACGCGCACCTCGCTGCCCTCGCCGTCCTGGTAGCGTTTGACGATGTCGCGCGCGCGGATCACGGGCGGGCCGCCAGCCAGAGGGTGAGTTCCGCCTGCAGGGCCTTGTCCTTGCCGGACACGGCCAGCGTCACCGCGCGCAGGTCATCCGTGGCGTCCAGGAAGCGCACCGTGGTCGCCTTGATGGCGAAGCCGCCAATCCCCCACGCCTCGGAGGGCAGCGCCTTCACCGCCTCGGCGAGCTTCCGCAGGTCCAACACCGCGCCCAACGCCGGCTCCTGGAGCACCCCACGCAGTTGCTCCGCCACGGGAGGCGCGCCCGGAGCCGCCGCGAGCCGGGGCAGCATCGACTCCAGCCGGGCCCGCGGCGCCGCGACCACCACCTTGTCCCCCACCGAGGCCAGGTGCGCGCCCTCGCCCCGCGCGTACGTGGTGAGGTAGACGCGCTGGCCATTCACGTCGGTGGGTTGGATGTCGGCGCCGAAGCGCTTGGCGACGGGGGGCAGCTTCTCCAGCAGCGAGGCGACACCCGCCGCGTCCTTGCCATCCCCCACCGCCACCAGCTGCACGTAGCGGAAGGGGTTGGTGCGCCGGGGATCCAACGAGGGCAGGCCCGCGCCCAGTTGCACCGTGGGCGACAGGGACACGCCCGCCACGCTGCCGGGCTCGAGCCGATCCAGCAGCTCGCCCTTCACGTCGAAGCCGCTTTCCTGCACCGCCCGGGTGACGAAGGAGCCCGCCAGGTAGGGCCAGAAATCGTTGAGCCGCGCGGGGTCGCCCTGGTAGCGCAGCACGAGGAAGCTGTCCTCGGGCAGGTAGCCGAGCAGTTCCGCCCCCTTCTGGGGAGAGAACGCGGCGAGCGTGTCCTGGGCCCCGGGCCACGGCGTGTCCATGCGCACGGTGAGGGCACGATCGCCGAGCGAGCCCACCAGCGTCACCCCCTGGGTGGTGCCCGCCGGAACGAGGAACCCCACCCCGCCGGGAAGGAAGGCGTAGAAGTCGCGCTCGGTGGGCAGCCGCTTGAGGGAATCGGCCAGGAGCGGCTCCCCCTCGAGCGACTTTTCGAGGGGAAGCGTGGCGAAGCCGGAGAGCCGGGGCACCACCTCACCCGGTCCCACCAGGGCGTAGCCGTCGGTGAGCAGCAGGCCCAGCGAGGGCGCGCTCGCGGTGGGACGGCTGAAGGTGAGCAGCGTGCCGCCGGGGACCTTCTGCTCCGCGCGCTCGGAGGCGCCCAGCCTGTCCCGGGCCAGCCGGGCGAAGGTCTCCGTCAACAGCTTCTCGTCCTTCATCCCCAGCACGGAGAAGGCCTGCTGGCCGCCGAGCAGGGCCACGCCCACGCCGCGCGAGGGCTCGATGCCCGCGGCCTCCATGGCCTGGCGGTTGCGCAGGTCCACGCCCACCTGACGCATGATGCTGGAGACGAGCGCCTCGGCGGACTGGGCGTTCTGGAGCTGCGCGGCGAAGTTGGCCAGCTTGAGGTTCTGCAAGCGCGCGAGCTTCTCGCCGAGCACGCCGACGTCCGGCACGACGAGCGACACCTGGGCGTCGCGGGGCAGGAAGCGGGCGGGGTTGAACGTCTTCACGCCCTCCTGCTTGTCACCGCAGCGGGAGCAACCGGCGAAGACGAGCAGCACGAGCAGGAGCCAGGGTGAGGCGCGGCGGAGCATAGAAGGGAGAGTGCAGACGGCCTCGGCCCCGGAGTCAAATTCTTCGTGCGGGCTTCCGGGGCCCCCGTCCAGGAACCAACCGGTCAGCGGGTACGCCGACACCTCGCCCGGCCTAGCGGACGCGCGTGCCGTGGGGCAGCGGCGCCGAGGTCTCCTCGCTGAACTCCATGAAGCGCTCCATCTCCCGCACCGTCTCGTCCGTGGCGCTCGCCCCGGCGCTCAGCACGTCGAGCTGCCGCGACACGCTCTCCGGATCCCGGATGGCGATGGACTGCTCGTGCGTGAGCCGCATCAGGTCCTCGATGCTCGCGAGCTGGTGGCTCACCACCTCGCGGCTCTCTCCCGCCAGCTCGAAGCGCGCGAGCCGGCGCTTGAGGATCTCCAGGCGCTTCTCCTTCACGTCCTTGATGCGCGCGTTGGTCTCCTGCGCCAGCTCCGCCTCCAGCGAGCGCACGTCCTTCTCCAGCGACTGCCGCTCCGCCGGGTTGAGGTACGCGCGGTACTGGTTGAGCGCGGCGATGAGCCGCAGGAAGGAGGTGAGCAGCGCATCCAGCCGCTCCTCGCTGCTGGTGGCCAGCACGCGGCCTCCCGGCAGCCGCGCGTAGTTGGCGAGGATCTTCTCCTTGAGCCCCACCAACTGCTGGTAGTGCTCGCGCTGCGAGGGCGCCAGGTCCTTGAGCAGCGCCTCCACCTGCTGCCGCGCGGCCTCCGTGTCCTGCGCGTCGGGCCCGCGCGAGCGCACCGCCCGCTTGAAGCGCGAGGAGGAGAGAGCCCCCACGAGGTACACCCCCTCGACGCCGAGCGCCACCAGCGCGGGCAGCGGCTCGCCGGTGAGCGCCGCCGACGCCCCGGCGGTCAACAAGCCCACCAGGTTGGCGGGCATCAGGAAGGCGGCCTTCAGGAAGTTCGGAGTGCGGGCCACGTCAGTTCTCGCCAGCGAGGCGCCTCGC
The nucleotide sequence above comes from Cystobacter fuscus DSM 2262. Encoded proteins:
- a CDS encoding LysM peptidoglycan-binding domain-containing protein, which encodes MQSFSLLLLVLSAAPQPPSDSPPQTPPAAEARPADPEDKPVLAGPAQDADPSPAEDTEGLEDESLELEEMRALEGATLDPGARPDAEVLQSLRRLGVANPLRLRMLDALEEPTFREDEASAEMPRITDLSTFDVALVQARYDIPVEMQPLVAQYIQFFQGPGRKWFRKWVSRSTRYLPTMQPILESLGLPRDTVYLAMIESGFSPSAYSWAHAAGPWQFIASTGRQYGLHQDFWVDERKDPIKATYAAARYLKDLHAELGHWYLAWAGYNTGSGRVRRLMERHGTSDFWTISAEKGLATETKHYVPKLIAAALIAKHPAAFGFAEDEFVYEPPLAFDEVKLTEAVDLDVVARAAGASVLEVQELNPELRRWCTPPASAKNPYTLRLPQGTRQRFTENFAQLAAKDRLAFRVHRVKRGDTLSQIALNYGTAPEAILQMNQLKSLRTLRVNAELVIPVPVGRPTKESTTESALARKVAQARRSGVTVPRPEDEVPAGTPRGPVAVGPIKTEVISGRKRITYGVQSGDSLWAISQRFQVSVDDMRKWNNLTVRASKRALKVGSVLYVWPSNTPAPVVERAGTVVAAQKAPTGRAGTVHSLAAGESVWSVAQRYGITVEDIKRWNHITDTSRLPTGLKLTVSAP
- a CDS encoding ATP-binding protein — protein: MTKARKGDAADPLAELPVWARKLAQKYYTKTVNTFLLYGAVRDLQPLTQEDGSRGFGTLRTFLAEELFGGRDHVLFYDRSSGIRSSSPDTQKELQRTMAGYDALYGTDYAKSLPRDPARALQILENFLRMRLSEGRSLALIIDFAETLVPGGEMSHLSAEDRFVLATLEKWAHDPQFLAGDVSVVLLAENLADISPRLSRNPFVAPLELPLPMEEERLEYVRFKLEGKKLAAVSDVPLAALAKMTAGLSRINLDRVLTEALERGIRITTEQLKEKKKELIQAECHGLLEFIEPVNTLDAVAGHAKAKEMLRGAANALKKGRMEVMPMGYLVSGPVGTGKTFLVSCFAGEIGIPVVKFLNFRSQWQGVTESNLEKIFNLLKALWPVAVMVDEADTFLGNRDSGGDSGTSSRVFGSIASFMGNTVYRGKIVWFLMTARPDLLPIDLKRQGRAEEHLALFYPETEAEREELFKVMQKKTGLKLEVPSISELIPTGTRQLSGADMEAVLVRTRFRALAQGREQATVEDLKAVFEDFVPPSYPLEIELQNLVAVQECTSRELLPESFRRLDRDHITRRVRELKNLLEQG
- a CDS encoding serine/threonine-protein kinase; the encoded protein is MTTTQPKRQPIPFGKYLLLDRINIGGMAEVWRGKMFGAGGFERLVAIKRILPNIAEDDEFISMFIDEAKISVQLNHANIAKIEELGQIANNYFIAMEYIPGKDMRAIFDRGRKKSEPAPVPLVAYVVSKMCEGLDYAHRKKDGMGRDMNIVHRDISPQNILVSFEGEVKVIDFGIAKAAGKATKTQAGILKGKFGYMSPEQIRGLPLDRRSDIFAIGVCLYEMLTGERLFVGDSDFSVLEKVRKAEVVPPSAYNRRIPEALEKIVLKALARDVDERYQYANELGDDLQRFLITSESIFSRKDLMQYMKSTFAEDVEREKQRLQEYAEIAAPESILSAIEGGTPSAPPVPSHTSMPVVPLAAQPSGGPHSGAVRRSPTLASMPKLTAAPVAAPFKPQREESGATQVMGPESESEYDDDEPNTQPGLMGPGRTVTPVEVPRAPVITEQPLQRPSLPRLTASLPPPARPAPSLAPSGAESTTVARQARNTMDGMPRVSRTDEPAVPPRASLAGMPAVRPPPPVATPPPEDRTDELLLTAPPDAAPTAPARPAAATKSPPATSARNVEPAASAPANRLPLFAALGAVGLVVLLVVGYLVLRPAPTGYLLMELPASVQANARVSFNGTDLDVPKKGALFQQVPAGPAMIMVSAEGYRPFTRSVEIAQGTAATTVPVELEREARTAQMLVVTQPPDAELKVDGKVVRAKGSSSIYVGEAPADTDVLVEASAPGFKPARQNVRLGADGKPTQVQLRLEPDTFEVDVQSSPSGATIVAGGKELGQTPALVRLPSGVTQVSLKLRCYDDVDVRVAPKSNRVNERLKKQRGCR
- a CDS encoding ABC transporter permease, which gives rise to MRLAALSRLVRLSLARERRGAFFSAFGVAMGVGALVFFVGLGLGVGRVIRERVFPSDARLVDVVPPTVSLGSLLGGGRLDTVMVERLQALPGVEKVYRKMNVRAPAASLYNGDFFGRRLRMGMDLLVVGVDPGLVEGDVPREKFVDAGPGQPLPVLISSRLLEIYNNTFAPARGLPRLSSQMLQGFQLPVDFNRSYVTAPLPNVPVISAQAQVVGTSDRALLAGITLPLEVAVRLNRELGQDTETYSGVTLVATSPGRVSELMAAVRDMGLEIDDQERRLAENVGAAVTLVTSALALLSILICVLAAVNIAHALSSSVRARAREIGVMQAVGASRADVRNIVLAEAGVVGLAGGVLGTLAALLLAVLIDRLAATWLPEFPFKPDSFFSFPWTVVVGGVGLGLLAAVAGAWFPSHRAAATDPARTLAG
- a CDS encoding ABC transporter ATP-binding protein, with translation MIRARDIVKRYQDGEGSEVRVLDGLSLDMEQGDFVAVVGPSGSGKSTLLHLLGGLDVDYQGEVEVAGVKLTGLKEPALARFRNEHVGFVFQSFHLIPNLSAVENVLLPSHFGAAPVDARKRAEALLDRVGLLAKKDRAPVRLSGGERQRVAIARALFTGPKLLLCDEPTGNLDAATGAGVISLFQELHHEGLTLLAVTHEDRMSSAARRVLRLKEGRLVEEARPLLAGGQS